The Paenibacillus sp. FSL H7-0357 nucleotide sequence CAAAGCGTAATAATCGCGTTCCCCTCGCCGTAGTCCATGCTGCGGATGACGATCCCTTCCACCCTGTGTAGCATGCCTCTTCCCCCAACCATTCGGCAAGCAACCAGTCCTTATTGTGCTTCTTCATCAAGGGCCTTCTCTTCCTCTGCAAGCAGCAGTCCGCCTTCATCCAGCGGATCTACGGCTTCCCTGTACAGCAGATAAGCATCGACATCTCCAGTCATTGCAAAATACTTCCACGAAAAGTCTCGCATTCGTATTCATCCTTTCTTCGGAAACACGATGTCTCTTCAGAAATAGGATGTGCGATGTGCCAGGTTCTATCCTTGCAATTCCTGCCAAGAAGCTGCGGAGCCCAAGATTAAAGGTCTTTATGGAAGCCCAAATCCCGCAGTACGCGGTCCTGATTGCGCCAGTCTTTTTTCACTTTTACCCATAGCTCCAGAAAAATCTTCGATCCCAGCAGGTTCTCGATATCCGTACGGGCGCGCCGGCCCACTTCTTTCAGCAGCGCACCCTGCTTGCCGATAATGATCCCCTTCTGGGAATCGCGCTCCACAAAAATAACGGCGGAAATATGCACAACTCCATTGGGTTCTACACTCATATCCTCGATGGCCACCGCAATGGAATGCGGCACCTCTTCGCGGGTCATATGGAGAATCTTCTCACGGATCAGCTCCGCGCAGACGAACTGCTCCGGATGATCGGTAATCTGATCGTCGGGATAATACTGCGGACCTTCCGGCAAATATTTCGCCACCTGATCCAGCAGGGTATTCACATTGTTGCCCAGCTTGGCGGAGATCGGCACGATTTCGGCAAACTCATGCAGCTTGTTGTACTGTGTAATCAGCGGCAGCAGCGCTTCCGGCTCGATCTTGTCAATTTTGTTCATCACCAGAATAACCGGTGTCTTGATACTGTGTAATTGCTCGGCGATAAAGCGGTCGCCGCCGCCGAGTCCTTCGGATGCGTCCACCAGAAACAGCACAGCCTCCACTTCATGCAGCGTGCTCATCGCCGTCTGGTTCATGTAGTCGCCCAGCTTGGATTGTCTTTTATGGATACCCGGCGTGTCCAAAAATACGATCTGCGAGTTGTTGGCAGTGTAAACCCCGTGGATTTTGTTTCTGGTTGTCTGCGGCTTGTCCGACATGATTGCTATTTTTTGGCCAATCACTTGGTTCATGAGTGTCGATTTGCCTACGTTCGGTCTGCCGATAATGGCGACAAACCCTGATTTGAATTTCAATATAATCTTCCTTCCTTTTTCAAAAACGTTAAAAACTGTTTCAAAAGCTTTTTTCGATCCCCCTAAATCCCCCTTAGCCAAGGGGGACCCCAAGGGCTCCAGCCCTCTGGACCCCCGGAATGGGATGGCACAGTTAGGATCGGCGCTTGGAATAGGCGGCGTGCTTGGAGCGCTTTCGTTCCCTGCGGGAACACGCTTGGACGGCTGAGCGGGAAAGCTAGTCAACTGTTTGTTCGACGCCGGTGCGGATAAATTAGTTAGCTGCATATGCGGCAGTGCAGCGGTAAAGCTGCTTGTTCGGCGATGGAACAGATAACTCATACTTCTACGGCTTTTTGGACAATCCTTCGGTTTAATCAGTTTAATTGTATTTTGTACAGTTAAATCCCCTTGAATCGTTACCTCTATGATTTTAGCTGCATTAAGTACAATTAAAATTGGCAAAAACCGCTGTTTGGAGCCATTATGCTGATTTTAGTTGCAGGTTATACAACTAAACACATATCTTGCAAAAAACAGGTTAGTTTAGCTGTACAAAATACAACTAAACTAGGCAAGCGTAACGGGAAAGGCAAAATGAGCTTCCGCCACACATTTGTTCTGCAATTGCCGCAAACGTCAACCCTCCCGCTCTGCCACCATTCCAAGTTAATAACGCTGTAAACAGGGTTACCTATCAAATATCTACTCAGGAGCCTGGCCCTGCTCCAGATCGTCCGGACCGAAAGCGCCCGGGAGCAGGTCACGCACGGTAGTCTCCACGATATCGCCTTTCATGTTCCCGAGGATGACCTTCATGTCGGGACCGCATAGTTCCACCATCACCTGCCGGCAGACACCGCAGGGTGATACGGGGCCATCGGTATCCGCAACAACCGCGATCGCCTGGAAGCTGCGGGCTTTATGGCCGTCCGCGATGGCGCGGAACATCGCAGTCCGCTCCGCACAGTTGGTCGGCCCGTAAGCAGCATTCTCAATATTGCAGCCATGGTGGACATGGCCGTCCTGATCCAGCAGCGCAGCACCGACGCCAAAGCGGGAATAAGGTATATAGGCACTAGTTCGTGCCTTTATCGCTTCTTGAAGAAGTAGCGCAGAATCCATAGTGATCCTCCTAAAAGTTTTGTAAGCATAGACTTCATTGAGCAACTTCGGACAAAACTTGCTTCGGAAGCAAATAACCCTAAGTTTTGTAAGCATAAATTTCATTGAGTTGATTCGGGCAAAACCGTTTCCCCTACACACCATTAAATTTGTTCAACATACAGGATTCTTACTGCGAGAAGTATGGATCTAACCAAAGATGGCGGAGCGCAAAACGCCGATCCGCCTCTCCCCGAGCTGAAGTTGTAAACTGATTATGACATAAGTCCAGTGATCCAGTCCATCACCGGATGATAAAAAACATAGATTCCCGTAATCACAGCAAACACCGCCGTAAGCAGCACAGCACCTGCGGCGGTATCTTTGGCAGTCTTGGCCAGGGGATGAATCTCCGGTGAGACCAGATCAACCGTCGCTTCAATAGCCGTATTCAGCAGCTCAGCGGTCAAAACGAGCGTAATTGCCAGCAGCAACAGCATCCAGCTTGCCGCAGGAAGTCTGAATACGGCGGCAGCGGCAAGCACAAGAACAGCCAAGCCGCTATGTACCTTCATATTCAGCTCGGATTTGAACGCTCCGGCAATGCCCTGCGCTGCAAATCGAAACGAATGCCAGAACTTTTTGTGGCCTACCGCCGTATTTTTGACCATTAGCGTGTTAACCCGACCTGAGCCAGCACATGCTCCTGCTTGGACATCATTTCGGCCTCAGAAGCAGCATCCTGATGATCGTAGCCCAGCAGATGCAAAAATCCGTGCACAAACAGGAAACCCAGCTCACGCTCCAGGGAATGGCCATATTCCAAAGCCTGCTCCTGCGCGCGGGTGACAGAGATAATGATATCTCCGAGCACATTCGGCACATCTTCAAACTCTTCATTCTCATCTTGTCGGTATATAATTTCCAGCTCATCTTCGCCGGTTTCGTTCAAGGCAAAGGAAAGAACGTCCGTCGGACGGTCAATTCCCCGGTATTCCCGATTGAGCTCATGGATCCGTTCATTATTGACGAAGGTAAGATCCACCTCGCCGCCCTCAATACCTTCGGCTTCACCTGCTTTTTGCAGAATGCGCTCCAGCAGGGATATTAGCTCGTCATTAATCTCGTGTTCTTCCTGTTCATTGCTCCAAGCGATTGCAAGACTCATGTATTTACGGCTCCTTCCTCTTTTTTAGGTTTCTTCACTTCCTCCGGATATTCGATCCGGGAATGAAAAATCCCCATAACCGTTTCTTTAAGCGTCCGCGCGATAATATCCAATTCCTTAATCGTCAGATCACATTCATCGAATTGATGGTCATCCAGCCGGCTTTTGATAATCTTCTCGATCATCGTCTCCACCTGCACA carries:
- a CDS encoding YqzL family protein; protein product: MRDFSWKYFAMTGDVDAYLLYREAVDPLDEGGLLLAEEEKALDEEAQ
- the era gene encoding GTPase Era encodes the protein MNQVIGQKIAIMSDKPQTTRNKIHGVYTANNSQIVFLDTPGIHKRQSKLGDYMNQTAMSTLHEVEAVLFLVDASEGLGGGDRFIAEQLHSIKTPVILVMNKIDKIEPEALLPLITQYNKLHEFAEIVPISAKLGNNVNTLLDQVAKYLPEGPQYYPDDQITDHPEQFVCAELIREKILHMTREEVPHSIAVAIEDMSVEPNGVVHISAVIFVERDSQKGIIIGKQGALLKEVGRRARTDIENLLGSKIFLELWVKVKKDWRNQDRVLRDLGFHKDL
- a CDS encoding cytidine deaminase; translated protein: MDSALLLQEAIKARTSAYIPYSRFGVGAALLDQDGHVHHGCNIENAAYGPTNCAERTAMFRAIADGHKARSFQAIAVVADTDGPVSPCGVCRQVMVELCGPDMKVILGNMKGDIVETTVRDLLPGAFGPDDLEQGQAPE
- a CDS encoding diacylglycerol kinase family protein, translating into MVKNTAVGHKKFWHSFRFAAQGIAGAFKSELNMKVHSGLAVLVLAAAAVFRLPAASWMLLLLAITLVLTAELLNTAIEATVDLVSPEIHPLAKTAKDTAAGAVLLTAVFAVITGIYVFYHPVMDWITGLMS
- the ybeY gene encoding rRNA maturation RNase YbeY, producing the protein MSLAIAWSNEQEEHEINDELISLLERILQKAGEAEGIEGGEVDLTFVNNERIHELNREYRGIDRPTDVLSFALNETGEDELEIIYRQDENEEFEDVPNVLGDIIISVTRAQEQALEYGHSLERELGFLFVHGFLHLLGYDHQDAASEAEMMSKQEHVLAQVGLTR